From Brassica oleracea var. oleracea cultivar TO1000 chromosome C3, BOL, whole genome shotgun sequence, a single genomic window includes:
- the LOC106334688 gene encoding uncharacterized protein LOC106334688, translated as MENIEMSRRDVIVFRGIWYVMTLLSLFGLSVSLNLLWPPGGKSPASSRFLRDGAVSATTFYAVTVLRYLLFTDPPSTNGYKDFTTEKERIPQLVFAELALLVLLVSPLFYSDHDVSFVLYMSLFTISLFIGGTGLIQLSDKFRMEMKHAYITLLCGLLCWLFGIYFSIYGEHNSVVTMILLVVYSMFVMFIYIYNTYNREEFPMNSRVSPLPA; from the coding sequence ATGGAGAATATTGAAATGAGTAGAAGAGATGTGATTGTATTCAGAGGAATATGGTATGTAATGACTCTACTCTCGCTCTTTGGCCTCTCCGTATCACTCAATCTTCTGTGGCCACCTGGGGGAAAGTCACCAGCATCTTCTCGTTTCCTCAGGGACGGCGCTGTGAGTGCCACAACATTCTATGCAGTGACGGTACTCAGGTATCTCTTATTCACCGATCCTCCTTCCACTAATGGTTACAAGGATTTTACTACAGAGAAAGAGAGGATTCCTCAACTCGTCTTTGCGGAGCTTGCTTTATTGGTGTTACTGGTATCTCCGCTATTCTATTCGGATCATGACGTATCGTTTGTGTTGTACATGTCGTTATTCACCATATCGTTGTTCATCGGTGGGACAGGTCTGATTCAGCTATCAGATAAATTTAGGATGGAGATGAAACATGCTTATATCACGCTTCTCTGCGGTTTGCTGTGTTGGCTTTTTGGGATTTATTTTTCTATTTACGGCGAACACAATTCGGTAGTGACAATGATTCTTCTCGTAGTTTATTCTATGTTTGTCATGTTTATCTATATTTATAATACTTACAACAGAGAGGAATTCCCTATGAATTCCAGGGTTTCCCCTCTTCCTGCTTAA